From a single Collibacillus ludicampi genomic region:
- a CDS encoding TauD/TfdA dioxygenase family protein gives MSKYTIDPTRPLNIPYRNRYTGTRILRRFPEGVEEKPYTLFQVKPLGPLIGAEIVGVDLRDSITSEVKEELNRALLEWKVIFFRDQKISSEQLVAFARLWGELEKHPFLPEGNSPEIVRFAKDKNSKGFENIWHNDVTFRLTPARAAILRVIEVPELGGDTLWADTAAAYDNLPEEIKERIDGLTAIHDFTHVFGHSLTPDELAFWQAEFPIAEHPVVIKHPVTGRKTLFVNPDFTARIVGLDLEESENLLQYLFQQVHIPEYQVRFKWEANSIAFWDNFATQHYAVADYYPNRRLGERVAIVGERPSN, from the coding sequence ATGTCTAAATATACGATTGATCCAACTCGTCCTTTGAATATTCCTTATCGAAATCGTTATACGGGTACTCGTATCCTACGTCGTTTTCCAGAAGGTGTGGAGGAGAAACCTTACACATTGTTTCAAGTCAAGCCGTTGGGACCGCTCATTGGTGCTGAGATTGTCGGTGTCGATTTGCGAGATTCTATCACTTCCGAAGTAAAGGAAGAATTGAACCGAGCTCTGTTAGAGTGGAAGGTCATTTTTTTTCGCGACCAAAAAATTTCAAGTGAACAACTAGTAGCGTTTGCTCGGCTTTGGGGAGAGTTAGAGAAGCATCCTTTCCTTCCGGAGGGGAATTCTCCAGAAATTGTTCGTTTCGCCAAAGATAAAAATTCTAAGGGATTTGAGAACATTTGGCATAACGATGTAACATTTCGTTTAACACCTGCTCGTGCTGCTATCTTACGGGTTATTGAAGTTCCTGAACTCGGCGGAGATACGTTATGGGCTGATACCGCGGCAGCGTACGATAATTTGCCTGAGGAGATAAAAGAACGCATCGATGGTCTTACTGCCATTCATGACTTTACCCATGTATTTGGTCATTCATTGACACCAGATGAGTTGGCATTCTGGCAAGCTGAATTTCCAATTGCGGAGCATCCTGTTGTCATTAAACATCCTGTTACTGGAAGAAAAACTTTATTTGTAAACCCTGACTTCACGGCCCGAATTGTTGGTCTTGATTTGGAGGAAAGTGAGAATCTTCTCCAGTATCTTTTTCAACAAGTTCACATACCTGAGTATCAAGTTCGCTTTAAATGGGAAGCAAATTCCATTGCTTTCTGGGACAATTTCGCGACTCAACATTACGCGGTTGCTGATTACTACCCAAATCGCAGATTGGGTGAGCGCGTTGCGATTGTTGGTGAACGTCCCTCTAATTAG
- a CDS encoding DUF1284 domain-containing protein → MGYSPEFVKNMTEIVEEIRNNQMNFPIQVISGLDDVCDKCPNKGDGFCKAFDDHVKELDQRIMEHIGLTHGDLFDKAKLLRLTAEKVEPDDLDVLCAGCSWLSYGVCKEGIKKLKKEYKEKASQEEEQS, encoded by the coding sequence ATGGGATACAGTCCGGAATTTGTAAAAAACATGACGGAAATTGTAGAAGAGATCCGCAATAACCAAATGAACTTTCCAATCCAGGTAATCAGTGGTCTGGATGATGTATGTGACAAGTGCCCGAATAAAGGTGACGGCTTTTGTAAAGCCTTCGATGATCATGTAAAAGAACTGGATCAAAGAATTATGGAACATATTGGACTTACACACGGTGATCTCTTTGATAAAGCGAAGCTGTTACGATTAACAGCAGAAAAAGTAGAACCCGATGATCTTGACGTACTATGTGCGGGTTGCTCTTGGTTAAGCTATGGTGTTTGTAAAGAAGGAATTAAGAAATTAAAGAAAGAGTATAAAGAGAAGGCATCACAAGAAGAAGAACAATCTTAA
- a CDS encoding GIY-YIG nuclease family protein, producing the protein MPYVYIIECRDGTLYTGYAVDIVKRLDEHNKGEGAKYTRGRRPVRLRYIETCPDKSTAMRREYAIKRLSRRGKQALIQSVSLLNRVLDINKFG; encoded by the coding sequence ATGCCTTACGTGTATATAATTGAATGCCGGGATGGAACGCTGTATACCGGCTATGCGGTTGACATTGTAAAGCGACTGGATGAGCATAACAAAGGGGAAGGAGCGAAATACACCCGCGGTCGACGCCCAGTTCGGCTTCGTTACATTGAGACATGTCCTGACAAGTCGACTGCCATGAGGCGCGAGTACGCGATCAAACGCTTGAGCCGCCGGGGGAAACAAGCGTTAATTCAATCGGTCAGTCTTTTAAACCGAGTGTTGGACATAAACAAGTTCGGATAG
- a CDS encoding ABC transporter ATP-binding protein: MIKVRDLSFEFRIGKRGKEKQIPVLKEISLDVKKGEIVTLVGRSGSGKSTLLHLLSGYLHPTKGRIEINGTPVEKFSEKQWADFRLQNIGFIFQNFQLIPSMTAFKNVELPLVLKGVPEKERQSRVHQMFTQVGLEDFLDYYPSELSGGQQQRISIARALVMNPPLLLADEPTGSLDSETEADLLNLIQSLNRDKGITFLIITHDQNVAKIGHRTLVLKDGKLAQEENYAFTG; this comes from the coding sequence TTGATCAAAGTCCGAGATTTATCATTTGAATTCCGTATCGGGAAAAGAGGAAAGGAAAAACAAATCCCTGTTCTCAAAGAAATCTCCCTGGATGTGAAAAAAGGGGAGATTGTGACTCTGGTCGGCCGCAGCGGTTCCGGGAAATCAACCCTGTTACATTTGCTGAGCGGTTATCTGCATCCTACAAAAGGTCGTATTGAAATTAACGGCACGCCGGTCGAGAAATTTTCGGAAAAACAGTGGGCCGATTTTCGCTTGCAAAACATCGGGTTTATCTTCCAGAACTTTCAGCTGATTCCCTCCATGACCGCATTTAAGAATGTGGAGCTCCCGCTGGTATTAAAAGGAGTGCCAGAAAAAGAGCGGCAGTCTCGTGTCCATCAAATGTTCACACAGGTTGGATTGGAAGATTTCTTGGATTATTACCCCAGTGAATTATCTGGAGGGCAGCAGCAGCGAATCAGTATTGCGAGAGCACTCGTGATGAATCCTCCCTTGCTTTTGGCTGATGAGCCGACAGGAAGTCTTGATAGCGAAACGGAAGCGGATTTGTTGAATCTTATTCAATCTCTTAACAGGGACAAGGGAATTACGTTTTTAATCATCACCCATGATCAAAATGTCGCAAAAATCGGTCATCGAACCTTGGTTCTTAAAGATGGAAAACTGGCACAGGAGGAGAATTATGCGTTTACGGGATAA
- a CDS encoding DMT family transporter: MWLLAALSTTFCFGVNNTLFKWGTTRKLSKEWIQFFFYLVAFLLVLLYGVFRHALHPNYLALLMGGLTGILNANGNLQMTKAFEKGPASITSTLIAMNSVVVVLATALFFPESIPMIHWLGIVIMIVSAIVVQYQPGNKTRFEYKPWLLRCTFSLVSIGSVGVLLKVAAYKQINFIDMLFFMYGGGLMFLSVLVRGEIMRLTAHKTEIKVATIVGFLSTIGFGCYLFALKTGPASIVFPIISLNCLVVMISGLFLFKERLRTYQLIGMATALLGLVLTKI, encoded by the coding sequence ATGTGGTTGTTGGCTGCACTGAGTACCACCTTTTGTTTCGGAGTTAATAATACGTTGTTTAAATGGGGCACTACACGAAAACTCTCCAAGGAATGGATTCAATTTTTCTTTTATCTTGTGGCCTTTCTACTTGTTTTGTTGTACGGCGTTTTCCGTCATGCCCTTCATCCGAACTACTTGGCCCTTCTGATGGGGGGATTGACCGGAATACTCAACGCCAACGGAAATCTGCAAATGACGAAGGCTTTCGAGAAGGGACCGGCAAGTATTACCTCAACATTGATCGCGATGAATTCTGTGGTCGTAGTCTTGGCGACAGCGCTGTTTTTCCCCGAATCCATACCTATGATTCATTGGTTGGGTATTGTCATTATGATTGTTTCGGCAATTGTCGTTCAGTATCAGCCGGGCAATAAAACCCGGTTCGAGTATAAACCCTGGTTGCTGCGTTGTACATTTTCTCTCGTATCCATTGGTTCCGTTGGTGTTTTGCTTAAAGTTGCCGCTTATAAGCAAATCAACTTTATCGACATGCTATTTTTTATGTATGGCGGGGGTTTAATGTTTTTAAGTGTTCTTGTCCGAGGAGAAATTATGCGACTCACCGCACATAAGACAGAGATTAAAGTCGCAACCATTGTGGGATTTTTGAGTACTATCGGCTTTGGCTGCTATCTTTTCGCTTTGAAAACCGGACCTGCCAGTATCGTTTTCCCGATCATCAGTTTGAATTGCCTAGTTGTTATGATATCCGGACTCTTTTTATTCAAGGAACGTTTAAGAACCTATCAATTAATCGGAATGGCAACTGCGCTGTTGGGACTCGTTTTAACAAAAATATAA
- a CDS encoding LysR family transcriptional regulator — translation MSKAAKARNLSQPALSKHIRNLEHDLDIVLFYRTSTGIELTEAGERFYNRIVPILAELSAIRQELRQFRRTTPIAIGSLPSLATYYLPQRIKGLRLLDRPMTLMIQNTSGELIQSLLEGRLDAVFIDTLYIRESLWSCELFTESYYAVFPLHHRFRSRKSVELAELCEEPLIVHQAPCDTRKHIIEQMESLGHKPNIISEVAFGDFILGAVAAGMGITIIPELMAKHIGHLPLFALPITNFGRNRSISIATRSRKLGSQLYEFISTSVESPSTQS, via the coding sequence TTGTCTAAAGCCGCTAAAGCACGCAATCTTTCCCAACCAGCATTAAGCAAACATATACGTAATCTGGAACATGATCTTGATATTGTATTGTTTTATAGAACGTCTACCGGTATTGAACTGACGGAGGCTGGCGAACGTTTTTACAATCGAATTGTGCCTATCCTCGCTGAACTTAGCGCGATTCGCCAAGAGTTAAGACAATTTCGCCGAACTACTCCAATAGCTATAGGGAGTCTGCCTAGTCTGGCAACTTATTATTTACCTCAGAGGATCAAAGGACTTCGGCTATTAGATCGCCCCATGACATTAATGATTCAAAACACTTCGGGGGAACTCATACAATCATTGCTGGAAGGAAGACTCGATGCAGTCTTTATTGATACATTGTATATCCGGGAGTCGTTGTGGAGTTGTGAATTGTTTACGGAGTCATATTATGCGGTGTTTCCTTTACACCATCGTTTTCGTTCGCGAAAATCTGTTGAGCTTGCCGAATTGTGCGAAGAACCACTGATCGTTCATCAAGCCCCTTGCGATACAAGGAAGCATATTATCGAACAGATGGAATCGCTGGGTCACAAGCCTAACATCATCAGTGAGGTAGCTTTTGGTGACTTTATCCTTGGAGCAGTAGCGGCTGGAATGGGGATAACGATTATCCCTGAATTGATGGCTAAGCATATCGGTCATCTCCCGTTGTTCGCTCTCCCAATTACTAATTTTGGTAGGAATAGATCGATTTCTATAGCTACCCGTAGTCGTAAACTTGGATCGCAATTATATGAATTTATATCAACATCGGTTGAATCTCCATCTACTCAGTCATGA
- a CDS encoding MFS transporter: MRKVLLLTIGMFALGFDAYVVAGLLPDIGAMFKISASQTGQAVSVFTLCYALAAPVFATLLAGKPVRRILVLALAVFSVGNGASALASSYSLLLMARAVAGIGAGLYSPLAAAAAASLVSKQKRGRALGITLGGMSMGTVIGVPLGLIIAEHLGWHGTLWLITALGLIAMIGIVLWFPNFPASAPPSLRQRVAMMTNGRVSATVGITFMTSIASLGLYTYIATILHNLQDINIITPYLWAWGIGGVVGSFSIGTLIDRTGRPDLLMAGILAIMAFAMFSLPLGLKFPMLAFLPFVIWGAMGWASQAPQQHELLRLQPNHGAVAVALNSSANYLGSAIGSALGGTVMLAGLAPSQLPYAAGCLVLVTLLGQLVIVSCKGEQEKEKLNND, from the coding sequence ATGCGAAAAGTTCTTCTCCTCACTATAGGCATGTTCGCTCTTGGGTTCGATGCCTATGTGGTGGCCGGTTTATTGCCTGATATCGGGGCAATGTTCAAAATAAGCGCTTCCCAAACGGGACAAGCGGTTAGCGTCTTCACCCTTTGTTATGCACTGGCAGCTCCAGTTTTTGCAACATTGTTAGCTGGAAAACCAGTGCGCAGGATTTTAGTACTGGCACTCGCTGTTTTCTCAGTAGGAAATGGGGCTAGTGCACTAGCCTCGAGTTACTCCTTGCTGCTTATGGCTCGTGCAGTTGCAGGCATCGGAGCTGGGCTTTATTCACCGTTGGCCGCTGCAGCTGCTGCATCCCTCGTTTCCAAACAGAAACGCGGCCGTGCCCTTGGTATTACGCTAGGCGGCATGAGCATGGGTACGGTAATAGGGGTTCCACTTGGATTGATCATTGCTGAACATCTAGGTTGGCACGGGACTCTCTGGTTGATCACTGCACTGGGTTTAATCGCCATGATTGGGATCGTTCTCTGGTTTCCAAACTTTCCAGCTTCGGCGCCACCATCACTGCGTCAACGGGTTGCAATGATGACCAATGGAAGGGTTTCAGCAACCGTTGGTATCACTTTTATGACCAGCATCGCAAGCTTGGGTCTCTATACGTATATCGCAACAATCTTGCATAACCTGCAAGACATCAATATCATCACACCCTATCTGTGGGCATGGGGTATTGGTGGCGTAGTCGGGAGCTTTTCCATTGGCACTCTGATTGATCGGACGGGACGACCCGACTTGCTCATGGCCGGTATTCTAGCGATAATGGCTTTTGCCATGTTCAGCCTACCATTGGGACTTAAATTTCCTATGCTAGCATTCCTGCCTTTCGTTATATGGGGGGCGATGGGTTGGGCCTCGCAAGCCCCACAACAACATGAATTACTTCGCTTACAACCGAATCATGGAGCAGTTGCAGTTGCTTTAAACAGTTCCGCTAATTATTTAGGTAGTGCGATAGGTTCCGCTCTTGGGGGGACTGTTATGCTAGCTGGATTGGCGCCTTCCCAACTTCCGTATGCTGCCGGCTGTCTTGTATTAGTAACCTTACTGGGACAATTGGTGATCGTTTCATGCAAGGGAGAGCAAGAGAAAGAAAAATTGAATAATGATTGA